The nucleotide window GTCATCTGTTGACCATCTTTCTTTTATGGAACCAATCAAACCTGCTCCCTTCTTTGCGATGTCTCTTTTGATAATTCGGTTTGAAGCTTCAATGTTGATCATTGGTTCCCATGGCAGCGTCCACAATGTTTGCTCATCCTGGGAATAGAAAGACAACGGAAAAAACTGCCGTCCTTTTGGTATTGCAGCATCATTCTGCCACAGGTCAAAACCCGCGGAATAATTTTCAGAATCACCCACACGCTGTGCCGCACTGTTGACAGGCAGGAATTTCACTGGAGGCAATACATGTTTAGAGAGCTCATTTTGAACTGCTTCAAAGCGTGGGATTTGTTTTATTACTTTACTTCCCATAAGGGATGCGAGTAGTATATTTTCGTTTGTTAATTCCATTATGCACCTGCTGTTATGGCCGAAGCCGTTAATCTTAGAACCTGATCCAGTACTGATTCCCCTGCCTTATCAGCAGCAGATCCGGGGGTTCCGTTATAGTTTTGTATACCTATCAGATCGTTTATGTGTAAAGTGATATAATTATGCTTTTGACCTCCTGTAGCGATTGCTTCATTGTTTTTCCTGCCTTTGGCTTTAGTCTCATCTGCCTTTCCGGCACCACCTGCGTAACCGCCTCCGGAATCTACACCAGGTATACCCACAGGGGCTACAATACCACTGTTTACGTCGGC belongs to Chryseobacterium sp. and includes:
- a CDS encoding DUF6046 domain-containing protein produces the protein MELTNENILLASLMGSKVIKQIPRFEAVQNELSKHVLPPVKFLPVNSAAQRVGDSENYSAGFDLWQNDAAIPKGRQFFPLSFYSQDEQTLWTLPWEPMINIEASNRIIKRDIAKKGAGLIGSIKERWSTDDYNITITGAFYGNKMQGQSSETYPRTDMDKLRDLLLTPAKIKVLCEPLQILNINHIVIESVSFPFTKGENVQAYEIKAVSDFPYNLIYKRKTGVLEVGMPVGGAPEV